In Cicer arietinum cultivar CDC Frontier isolate Library 1 chromosome 7, Cicar.CDCFrontier_v2.0, whole genome shotgun sequence, the genomic window ACTAATAGTGTGACAGAGCTCGTCCAGCTAATCAATTGATCATTTCCAATGTTTCCTTCTTGATAATCCTGGCCCTCTTTGAAAATTACTacctgaaaaataaaataagaactataatatatatttcaaaaattaattgcatgcataacattaattaaaagGCTAATTATacatagattaatggtaatcaactTCATTATTTTTCcttcatataatttaatttgaaaatttcttACTCATGAATTGCCTTGGAAAGATAAGTTGCAAATATGATCTAAAGAACTCCTCATTCTCCTTTTGCAACTCTCTCCACACTGCACAAGGAACAcatataaattaacataatcatatatatattaattgtataaaaaacCCATAATTCTAAATTGCATTCAAAGTTATGTTGTgaactattatatatttctcTAAAATGCAGtcgtaattattattttaatactgTTATAAAAActtctaaaattattatattgtaCTCTAACAAATACAGTTGTAGACTGCAATTTAAAATCAAGAAATAACATAAACTTCATAATATATGTGTGCCTATATGCACAAGCAAACTCAAGAGTATGTAGTAATGAAAAGACTATAGAACCTGTAATAGTAACAAGTGGTTTAATCCCTGCATGTTCTGCTAATGCCTTTATGCATTGATCTTGACTCATGTGAAAGATCAAACATCTCTCTATAAGATTTTGAACCTGCATTTTACATGCATCAtttttttggagtttatatattaatgaaaacAAGGAAACAACCATgcatataattataataatattttttaaagtaaactATATAAAGTGTgtaacatataattaatatatatattaattataacaaaagAGGAATGGAGTAGATTAATTACCATCATAATATAACTATGTGGGTGACAATACAAACAAGGAAGAGGGTATTGATGAGTGTGATAATGCATTGTGGTTCTTTGCTATAGCTTGGACAAAACAAAGAGAATATTCAAGAAATTAAGAAATAGAAGAAAGCAAACAAACAAGAGGCAAAAGTACATGAGAGGGAAGATATTTTTAGTATGTGTTTTTTATACTATGTAGTGTATATATAAAGTATATACTAATGAGTGTCACATTGTGTTATCCACACATATCTTGAGTGAAGGGCCAAAATAGCACATGAAATCCAAATTGATAGATTCACCTCATCTTCAAATAGATAAGAAGTGTGATGTTCACTATTGTACTCTTCCTCTCTTAGTAAAATTATTGCATTTCTTCAtttcacataaattaaaaaaaaaaagaaagagaatagtaattttattatattatacttaTTAACTATTGGTGTATTTTGATTAACATTAAtgtataatgaaaaataatataatttataattgatacacataatattaattagataatataatttaaataaaaaataattaaaattgtattaaaaactaaaagtcATATTAATTTGTTTTGCGATTAATTATATGTGAGTTAGTGAGctgtcactttttttttctctccttttatgtttttcctaatgttttttttttctttaaggCTGAATTTTTGTGTTGTTGAAATAAAAATGTGGACAATGTTATAGCCACTTAAACAATGATCACCAGCGTGCATGAATTAAATATGGGTCCTACATATTTTTGTTGAGAGGATGGGTCCTACGTTCTTGAAATTTCATGAATATAGAATGGTCCACTGATCAAGCCACTTGTTTCcatatttattaatgaaattaaatagtATATACAGATTCAATTCAGTGTGCAAAGAAACAGAGAGAAAGAAAAGGATTTAGGTACCACTTTTAAGacaatttcatatatatatattataccaACATCAATTAATAGTGTGTGCTTTCTCCTTGAAAGTTGTGATTTGTTGGACGTAGTTCTAAGCATAagctaaaaaaatatgttaagtTGGTTTGTTAAAAGAGTGAAGTAACAAAGGAGCTTAAggatttattactaataatttcTTACAATACTAACATTATTCTAAATaaaagttctttttttttttttttttttaaaagtgtgTTTTTCCTCTTCCTATGATTTGAAGTGTCAATAATCTAAGGAAAAGAACCACCTTTCACGGCTGCAATGTAGTTACATTCATCTCTAGTTTTATTTtgtcaagtaaatattttttataggacAAGTGTTTGTGTTTTGTCTTGTTATACGACTAAATTACATTCAAGGTCTCTTACttaataattttaagtaacattttagtcttatatattttttttttctgagttggtcattcattttaattttaagtgacaatttgatattttatattttaaaatgtcaacaatgttgtccttttttttacaaaaattcaaaaaaatcatcaaaattttcaaacaaaacccataaaattcattatcatgttcaataaaatacaaatttaatcaaattcataacttaaatcttaaaataaattcataatttcattctttatttgatgttgttagagatgaaaatatgagtatatttgaatatttgagttatagatttgataaaatttg contains:
- the LOC101509029 gene encoding uncharacterized protein, which encodes MHYHTHQYPLPCLYCHPHSYIMMVQNLIERCLIFHMSQDQCIKALAEHAGIKPLVTITVWRELQKENEEFFRSYLQLIFPRQFMSSNFQRGPGLSRRKHWK